A stretch of Paracoccus sp. N5 DNA encodes these proteins:
- a CDS encoding acetyl-CoA C-acyltransferase family protein: protein MSANEIVILSGARTAIGTFGGSLAGVPPIQLAATVTRAAIARAGLGADRIGAVVFGHVLNTEPRDMYLSRVAMLEAGVPDTTPAMNVNRLCGSGAQAIVSATQALMLGDADFAVAGGAESMSRAPYAVPAARFGAKMGDVQMLDMMVGALTCPMGTGHMGVTAENVAREYDISRQAQDEFALESQRRAAHAIAQGWFKEQIVPVEIKTRKGVVAFDTDEHPKATDLEKLAALKTVFQKDGTVTAGNASGINDGAAALVLARADAARAAGATPLFRVLGYAVAGVRPDVMGIGPVPAVQALLQRTGLKAGDFDVIESNEAFAAQALAVNKGLGFDPARVNPNGGAIALGHPVGATGAIVTVKAMYELMRTGGRKALITMCIGGGQGIALAIERI, encoded by the coding sequence ATGTCCGCGAACGAGATCGTCATCCTGTCGGGGGCCCGCACCGCCATCGGCACCTTCGGCGGCAGCCTGGCGGGCGTGCCGCCGATCCAGCTGGCCGCCACCGTGACCCGTGCCGCCATCGCGCGCGCCGGCCTGGGTGCGGACCGCATCGGTGCCGTGGTCTTCGGGCATGTGCTGAACACCGAGCCGCGCGATATGTATCTGTCCCGCGTCGCGATGCTGGAGGCCGGGGTGCCGGACACGACGCCGGCGATGAACGTGAACCGGCTTTGCGGTTCGGGCGCGCAGGCCATCGTCTCGGCCACGCAGGCGCTGATGCTGGGCGATGCCGATTTCGCCGTCGCGGGCGGCGCGGAATCCATGAGCCGCGCGCCCTATGCGGTACCGGCGGCCCGGTTCGGCGCCAAGATGGGCGACGTGCAGATGCTGGACATGATGGTCGGCGCGCTGACCTGCCCGATGGGCACCGGCCACATGGGCGTCACCGCCGAGAATGTCGCGCGCGAGTATGACATCTCGCGCCAGGCGCAGGACGAATTCGCGCTGGAAAGCCAGCGCCGCGCCGCACATGCCATCGCGCAGGGCTGGTTCAAGGAGCAGATCGTCCCGGTCGAGATCAAGACCCGCAAGGGCGTGGTGGCCTTCGACACCGACGAGCATCCCAAGGCCACCGACCTGGAAAAGCTGGCGGCGCTGAAGACCGTGTTCCAGAAGGATGGCACGGTCACGGCGGGCAATGCCTCGGGCATCAACGACGGTGCGGCGGCGCTGGTGCTGGCCCGCGCCGATGCGGCCAGGGCGGCCGGTGCGACACCGCTGTTCCGCGTGCTGGGCTATGCGGTCGCCGGCGTGCGCCCCGACGTCATGGGCATCGGTCCGGTGCCCGCGGTCCAGGCGCTGCTGCAACGCACCGGCCTGAAGGCCGGCGATTTCGACGTGATCGAATCGAACGAAGCTTTCGCGGCGCAGGCGCTGGCGGTGAACAAGGGCCTGGGCTTCGACCCCGCCCGGGTGAACCCGAACGGCGGCGCCATCGCGCTTGGCCATCCGGTCGGCGCCACCGGCGCCATCGTCACCGTCAAGGCGATGTATGAGCTCATGCGGACCGGCGGCCGCAAGGCGCTGATCACCATGTGCATCGGCGGCGGCCAGGGCATTGCGCTGGCGATCGAGCGGATCTGA
- a CDS encoding LysR family transcriptional regulator, producing MSDDPRLSLRLHFDSGLTFGRGKADLLQFIDEEGSISAAGRRMKMSYRRAWSLVEEMNGHFDAPLVDSSRGGAKGGGAQLTARGREVLADYRGLETLLRDQGAEALARLRAGQRSVST from the coding sequence ATGAGCGACGATCCCCGGCTGAGCCTCCGCCTGCATTTCGACTCCGGCCTGACCTTCGGGCGCGGCAAGGCCGATCTCTTGCAATTCATCGACGAGGAGGGCTCGATCTCGGCCGCCGGGCGGCGGATGAAGATGAGCTATCGCCGCGCCTGGTCGCTGGTCGAGGAGATGAACGGCCATTTCGACGCGCCGCTGGTCGACAGTAGCCGGGGCGGCGCCAAGGGGGGCGGCGCGCAATTGACCGCGCGCGGGCGCGAGGTGCTGGCCGATTACCGGGGACTCGAGACGCTGCTGCGCGACCAGGGCGCCGAGGCGCTGGCTCGGCTGCGCGCCGGGCAGCGATCTGTTTCAACGTAA
- a CDS encoding outer membrane lipoprotein carrier protein LolA, producing the protein MKLKSLALAPVLALAMAFPAMAEKIPLNEISRYLNGLKTAMSDFTQVNADGSITTGTVYIQRPNRVRFEYKGDRTLVLASAGQVAVFDGKSRGGPQQYPLSKTPLSLILAPNINLGQARMVTGYSEKKNSTVVTAQDPQHPEYGNIQMVFTANPTQLRQWVVTDQAGKRTTVILGDMKTGVSFKPSTFAIENEIARRR; encoded by the coding sequence ATGAAACTGAAATCGCTCGCCCTCGCGCCCGTCCTTGCCCTTGCCATGGCCTTCCCCGCCATGGCCGAGAAGATCCCGCTGAACGAGATCTCGCGCTATCTCAATGGCCTGAAGACCGCCATGTCGGACTTCACCCAGGTCAACGCCGATGGCAGCATCACGACCGGGACGGTCTATATCCAGCGCCCGAACCGGGTGCGCTTCGAATACAAGGGCGACCGCACGCTGGTGCTGGCCTCGGCCGGGCAGGTCGCGGTCTTCGACGGCAAGTCGCGCGGCGGGCCGCAGCAATATCCGCTGTCAAAAACGCCGCTGTCGCTGATCCTGGCGCCGAACATCAACCTGGGCCAGGCCCGCATGGTCACCGGCTACAGCGAGAAGAAGAACAGCACCGTGGTCACCGCGCAGGATCCGCAGCATCCGGAATACGGCAATATCCAGATGGTGTTCACCGCCAACCCGACGCAGCTGCGGCAATGGGTGGTCACCGACCAGGCCGGCAAGCGCACCACGGTGATCCTGGGCGACATGAAGACCGGCGTGTCATTCAAGCCCTCGACCTTCGCCATCGAGAACGAGATCGCCCGCCGCCGCTAG
- a CDS encoding amidase has product MDWLKASAAEQGRAILAGLISPLGQVEAYLDAISRHPYGRRIYARLTPERARAEAVAAHDRARAGLRRGLLDGVAISWKDNIDSAGTATEAGSRLLAGRIPERDAAILAGATLDGLVCLGKTHMTELAFSGLGVNPMTATPPNSIDPALAPGGSSSGAAVSVALGLAAAAIGSDTGGSIRVPAAWNGLVGFKPTTGAVRADGVLPLCRQFDVAGPIARTVEDCAELFAVLRGEPAPDLSEPPRGLRLMVLEGVPFDDAREAPVAGFEDALRRLAAAGMRITHAAPPCVAEAMALSPTLFAPEAYGIWRDQIEDAPELMYPPILERFRGGKDVLAADYVAGWEELHRLRADWQRLVAGFDAVVLPTAPILPPAVDRLLAEPEFFARENLLTLRNTRIGNLLGLPAISLPTGHHACGIMLMGRAGGDRALLVAASAAEAALR; this is encoded by the coding sequence ATGGACTGGCTCAAGGCATCGGCGGCGGAACAGGGGCGGGCGATCCTGGCCGGGCTCATCAGCCCGCTGGGGCAGGTCGAAGCCTATCTCGATGCCATCAGCCGCCATCCCTATGGCCGGCGGATCTATGCCCGGCTGACCCCCGAACGTGCCCGGGCCGAGGCCGTGGCCGCCCATGACCGCGCCCGCGCCGGGCTGCGGCGCGGGCTGCTGGACGGCGTCGCGATCAGCTGGAAGGACAATATCGACAGCGCCGGCACCGCGACCGAGGCCGGCTCGCGCCTGCTCGCGGGCCGCATCCCCGAACGCGACGCCGCCATCCTGGCCGGCGCCACGCTGGACGGGCTGGTGTGCCTGGGCAAGACCCACATGACCGAGCTGGCCTTTTCCGGGCTGGGCGTGAACCCGATGACGGCGACGCCGCCGAACAGCATCGACCCCGCGCTGGCACCGGGCGGCTCCAGTTCCGGGGCGGCGGTCTCGGTGGCGCTGGGGCTGGCGGCGGCGGCCATCGGCAGCGACACCGGCGGCTCGATCCGGGTGCCGGCGGCCTGGAACGGGCTGGTGGGTTTCAAGCCGACCACCGGCGCGGTGCGCGCGGACGGCGTGCTGCCGCTGTGCCGGCAATTCGACGTTGCCGGCCCCATCGCCCGCACCGTCGAGGATTGCGCCGAGCTTTTCGCCGTCCTGCGCGGCGAGCCCGCCCCCGACCTTTCGGAACCGCCGCGCGGCCTGCGGCTGATGGTGCTGGAAGGCGTGCCCTTCGACGACGCGCGCGAGGCGCCGGTCGCGGGCTTCGAGGACGCGCTGCGCCGCCTTGCCGCCGCGGGCATGCGCATCACCCATGCCGCGCCGCCCTGCGTGGCCGAGGCGATGGCGCTGTCGCCCACGCTTTTCGCCCCCGAGGCCTATGGCATCTGGCGCGACCAGATCGAGGACGCGCCCGAGCTGATGTATCCGCCGATCCTGGAACGGTTCCGCGGCGGCAAGGACGTGCTGGCCGCCGATTACGTCGCCGGCTGGGAAGAGCTGCACCGCCTGCGCGCCGACTGGCAGCGGCTGGTCGCGGGTTTCGACGCCGTGGTCCTGCCCACTGCACCGATCCTGCCGCCGGCGGTGGACCGGCTGCTGGCCGAGCCCGAGTTCTTCGCGCGCGAAAACCTGCTGACGCTGCGCAACACCCGGATCGGCAACCTGCTGGGCCTGCCGGCGATCAGCCTGCCCACCGGCCATCACGCCTGCGGCATCATGCTGATGGGGCGCGCCGGGGGCGACCGCGCGCTCTTGGTCGCGGCCAGCGCCGCCGAGGCCGCGCTGCGCTAG
- a CDS encoding aminotransferase class I/II-fold pyridoxal phosphate-dependent enzyme: MAIPERFSNLPDYAFPRLRKLLAGIEPGGDPLILTIGEPRHDMPAFVGPILQDSLAEFGKYPANEGTPELLAAISGWLARRHGLDVVPERIMALNGTREGLFNAGLALSPETKNGQRPAILIPNPFYQVYAVAAAAVGAEPVFVPATAATGHMPRFADLAPEVLDRTTIAYLCSPANPQGAIAGEDYLQELIALADRHDFLVFSDECYSEIWRDAPPPGALAVATRMGLADRVVMFNSLSKRSNLPGLRSGFAAGGAGQIAQMRRLRSYAGAPLPLPLQRVSAAAWGDEGHVEESRALYQQKYAIADRVLGNVPGYQPVAGGFFLWLPVPESVGDSEDAARKLWAEAGIQVLPGAYLARDGAGGNPGRNFIRVALVAAADQTEAALNRLKNCLYQGG, encoded by the coding sequence ATGGCAATACCCGAGCGGTTCTCGAACCTGCCGGATTACGCGTTTCCGCGCCTGCGGAAACTGCTCGCCGGGATCGAACCCGGCGGCGATCCCCTGATCCTGACCATCGGCGAGCCGCGCCACGACATGCCCGCTTTCGTCGGGCCGATCCTGCAGGACAGCCTGGCGGAATTCGGCAAATATCCCGCGAACGAGGGCACGCCGGAACTGCTGGCAGCGATCTCGGGCTGGCTTGCACGCCGGCACGGGCTGGATGTCGTGCCCGAGCGGATCATGGCGCTGAACGGCACGCGCGAGGGGCTGTTCAACGCCGGCTTGGCGCTGTCGCCCGAGACGAAGAACGGCCAGCGCCCGGCGATCCTGATCCCGAACCCGTTCTACCAGGTCTATGCCGTCGCCGCCGCCGCCGTGGGCGCCGAGCCGGTGTTCGTGCCGGCCACCGCCGCGACCGGCCACATGCCGCGTTTCGCCGACCTGGCCCCCGAGGTGCTGGACCGCACGACCATCGCCTATCTGTGCTCGCCCGCCAATCCGCAAGGCGCCATCGCCGGCGAGGACTATCTTCAGGAACTGATCGCGCTGGCGGATCGCCATGATTTCCTGGTGTTTTCCGACGAATGCTATTCCGAGATCTGGCGCGATGCCCCGCCGCCCGGCGCGCTGGCCGTGGCCACGCGCATGGGGCTGGCCGACCGGGTCGTGATGTTCAACTCGCTGTCGAAACGCTCGAACCTGCCGGGTCTGCGCTCGGGCTTTGCCGCCGGCGGCGCGGGGCAGATCGCCCAGATGCGCCGGCTGCGCAGCTATGCCGGCGCGCCGCTGCCGCTGCCGCTGCAGCGCGTCAGCGCCGCCGCCTGGGGCGACGAGGGCCATGTCGAGGAAAGCCGCGCGCTCTATCAGCAGAAATACGCCATCGCCGACCGGGTGCTGGGCAATGTGCCGGGCTATCAGCCGGTCGCGGGCGGGTTCTTCCTGTGGCTGCCGGTGCCCGAAAGCGTCGGCGACAGCGAGGATGCGGCCAGGAAGCTCTGGGCCGAGGCCGGCATCCAGGTCCTGCCCGGCGCCTATCTGGCGCGGGACGGCGCGGGTGGAAATCCGGGGCGGAATTTCATCCGCGTCGCATTGGTGGCTGCGGCCGACCAGACCGAGGCGGCGCTGAACCGCCTGAAAAATTGTTTGTATCAAGGGGGTTAA
- the modA gene encoding molybdate ABC transporter substrate-binding protein — protein sequence MRLPLIAAALVALAPAAHADEITIFAAASLKDALDGIAAQWQESHKDDTVVISYAGSSQLAKQIQQGAPADLFISASTEWMDAVQESGDIDAATRKDLLGNTLVLVGTGTPAAAPVTELPTLLGDHKLAMALVDSVPAGQYGKQALTKLGLWDKVEGQVAQADNVRAALKLVATGEAPLGIVYGSDAVAEKGVGVIATFPEDSHEKITYPAAVTKSADTPQASAFLDSLSQEPAKSIFESQGFTVTQ from the coding sequence ATGCGCCTGCCCCTGATTGCCGCCGCGCTGGTCGCGCTGGCCCCCGCTGCCCATGCCGACGAAATCACCATCTTCGCCGCCGCCAGCCTGAAGGACGCGCTGGACGGCATTGCCGCGCAATGGCAGGAAAGCCACAAGGACGACACCGTGGTGATCTCCTATGCCGGCAGTTCGCAACTGGCCAAGCAGATCCAGCAGGGCGCGCCGGCCGATCTGTTCATCTCGGCCTCGACGGAATGGATGGATGCGGTGCAGGAATCGGGCGACATCGACGCCGCCACGCGCAAGGACCTGCTGGGCAACACGCTGGTTCTGGTCGGCACCGGCACGCCCGCCGCGGCGCCGGTGACGGAACTGCCGACGCTTCTGGGTGACCACAAGCTGGCCATGGCGCTGGTCGATTCCGTGCCCGCCGGGCAATATGGCAAGCAGGCCCTGACCAAGCTGGGCCTGTGGGACAAGGTCGAGGGCCAGGTCGCCCAGGCCGACAACGTCCGCGCCGCCTTGAAGCTGGTCGCGACCGGAGAGGCGCCGCTGGGCATCGTCTATGGCAGCGACGCCGTGGCCGAAAAGGGCGTGGGCGTGATCGCCACCTTCCCCGAGGACAGCCACGAAAAGATCACCTATCCCGCCGCCGTGACCAAATCGGCCGACACGCCGCAGGCGAGCGCCTTCCTTGACAGCCTGTCGCAGGAGCCGGCAAAGTCGATCTTTGAATCGCAAGGCTTTACCGTCACGCAATGA
- a CDS encoding lytic transglycosylase, whose product MNRFLKLAIVGLVASCGGGGNYKAPRNLENACLLASERPAYMRAMKQTERRWGVPINVQMATIHQESKFIGDARTPHRYALGIIPMGRQSSAYGYSQALDGTWDEYRKETGNRGARRDNIRDATDFMGWYMDGTAKRLGVSKQDAGAQYLAYHEGRNGFANGSHQGKPWLMSVAGKVQARSELYRMQLATCR is encoded by the coding sequence ATGAACAGGTTTCTCAAGCTCGCCATCGTCGGGCTGGTCGCCTCGTGCGGGGGCGGCGGGAACTACAAGGCACCGCGCAATCTGGAAAACGCCTGCCTGCTCGCCAGCGAGCGTCCGGCCTATATGCGCGCCATGAAGCAGACCGAGCGGCGCTGGGGCGTTCCGATCAACGTGCAGATGGCGACGATCCACCAGGAATCGAAATTCATCGGCGACGCCCGCACCCCGCATCGCTATGCGCTGGGAATCATCCCGATGGGGCGGCAGAGCTCGGCCTATGGCTATAGCCAGGCGCTGGACGGCACCTGGGACGAATACCGCAAGGAAACCGGCAACCGCGGCGCGCGGCGCGACAATATCAGGGACGCGACCGATTTCATGGGCTGGTACATGGACGGGACAGCCAAGCGGCTGGGCGTCTCGAAACAGGACGCCGGCGCGCAATACCTGGCCTATCACGAAGGGCGGAACGGCTTCGCCAATGGCTCGCATCAAGGCAAGCCCTGGCTGATGAGCGTCGCCGGCAAGGTCCAGGCCCGGTCCGAGCTTTACCGGATGCAACTGGCGACGTGCCGCTGA
- a CDS encoding DUF1003 domain-containing protein codes for MSETHPCQVCGKPKDASDLAEAADLRPALSRLVREDVRDWEEGGRICTDCLQKYRQLYLTQLLADETGELGELEAEVAQVLSRGALLTPSTAPVERDRALRFGERMADRVADWGGSWSFILIFVAVLALWMAGNVSGLLFGSFDPYPFILLNLVLSCIAALQAPIIMMSQRRQEAQDRRRAENDYQINLKAELELRQLHEKIGHQLTHQWRRLLEIQRIQVYLLHEMRRAQQ; via the coding sequence ATGTCCGAAACCCATCCCTGTCAGGTCTGCGGCAAGCCGAAGGATGCCAGTGATCTTGCCGAGGCGGCGGACCTGCGGCCGGCCCTGTCGCGGCTCGTCCGCGAGGATGTGCGGGATTGGGAGGAGGGCGGGCGGATCTGCACCGATTGCCTGCAGAAATACCGGCAGCTTTACCTGACCCAGCTTCTGGCCGACGAAACCGGAGAACTGGGCGAACTCGAGGCCGAGGTGGCGCAGGTGCTGTCGCGCGGCGCGCTGCTGACGCCCTCGACGGCGCCGGTCGAGCGGGACCGCGCGTTGCGCTTCGGCGAGCGCATGGCCGATCGCGTCGCCGATTGGGGCGGCTCCTGGAGCTTCATCCTGATCTTCGTCGCGGTGCTGGCGCTCTGGATGGCGGGCAATGTGTCGGGATTGCTGTTCGGATCCTTCGACCCCTATCCCTTCATCCTGTTGAACCTGGTGCTGTCCTGCATCGCCGCGTTGCAGGCACCGATCATCATGATGAGCCAGCGCCGGCAAGAGGCGCAGGATCGCCGCCGGGCCGAGAACGACTATCAGATCAACCTGAAAGCCGAACTGGAATTGCGCCAGCTGCATGAAAAGATCGGCCACCAGTTGACGCATCAATGGCGGCGCCTGCTGGAGATCCAGCGCATCCAGGTCTATCTGCTGCACGAGATGCGGCGCGCGCAGCAATAA
- a CDS encoding VUT family protein, with translation MPRLLPGVIAMAVTVVASNILVQHLLGAWLTWGALTYPVAFLVTDIMNRVYGPTAARKVVFAGFITGVLCSLVAAGMDKTTLRIAVASGAAFLSAQLMDITVFNQLRKYNWWLPPLAASLVGSVVDTAIFFSIAFSAPLSAVFPADDVSWANEPVALLGLGPVLPLWISLATADWLVKVAQAVLALVPFRIIVGNLIQRRAQIH, from the coding sequence ATGCCCCGCCTTCTTCCCGGCGTCATCGCCATGGCCGTCACCGTCGTGGCCTCGAACATCCTGGTCCAGCACCTGCTGGGCGCCTGGCTGACCTGGGGGGCGCTGACCTATCCGGTCGCCTTCCTGGTCACCGACATCATGAATCGGGTCTATGGCCCGACGGCCGCCCGCAAGGTGGTGTTCGCCGGTTTCATCACCGGCGTGCTGTGCTCGCTGGTCGCGGCCGGCATGGACAAGACCACGTTGCGCATCGCCGTCGCCTCGGGCGCGGCCTTCCTTTCTGCCCAGTTGATGGACATAACGGTTTTCAACCAGTTGCGGAAATACAACTGGTGGTTGCCGCCCTTGGCCGCCAGCCTGGTCGGTTCGGTGGTCGATACTGCCATCTTCTTCAGCATCGCCTTCTCGGCCCCGCTGAGCGCGGTTTTCCCGGCGGACGATGTTTCATGGGCAAATGAACCGGTTGCGCTGCTGGGCCTGGGTCCGGTTCTGCCGCTGTGGATTTCGCTGGCAACGGCGGACTGGCTGGTGAAGGTCGCGCAGGCAGTTCTGGCCCTTGTCCCCTTCCGCATCATCGTCGGAAATTTGATCCAGAGGCGCGCGCAAATTCATTGA
- the modB gene encoding molybdate ABC transporter permease subunit translates to MNPTDWLGPQEWQAVRLSLRVASVATLASLPLAVAVAWLLARRRFPGHGLLSGVVHLPLILPPVVTGYLLLVSFGTQGPIGSLLKPLGIVFAFRWTGAALACAIMSFPLVVRAIRLGFEAVDPKLEQAAATLGAPRAWIFLTVTLPLILPAILAGATLGFAKAMGEFGATITFVSNIPGQTQTLPSAIYALLQTPTGDAAALRLVVVSVVIAMAAVLVSEGLARRMAARIAGAR, encoded by the coding sequence ATGAACCCGACCGACTGGCTTGGCCCTCAGGAATGGCAGGCCGTGCGCCTGTCCCTGCGGGTGGCCAGCGTGGCGACGCTTGCCAGCCTGCCCCTTGCCGTGGCCGTCGCCTGGCTGCTGGCCCGGCGCCGGTTTCCGGGGCACGGGCTGCTCAGCGGCGTCGTGCACCTGCCGCTGATCCTGCCGCCGGTGGTCACCGGCTATCTGCTGCTGGTCAGCTTCGGCACCCAGGGCCCGATCGGCAGCCTGCTGAAGCCCTTGGGCATCGTCTTTGCCTTTCGCTGGACCGGCGCCGCGCTGGCCTGCGCCATCATGAGCTTTCCGCTGGTCGTCCGCGCCATCCGGCTGGGGTTCGAGGCGGTGGACCCCAAGCTGGAACAGGCGGCCGCCACCCTGGGCGCGCCGCGGGCCTGGATCTTCCTGACCGTGACCCTGCCGCTGATCCTGCCCGCGATCCTGGCGGGCGCCACGCTGGGCTTTGCCAAGGCGATGGGCGAATTCGGCGCCACCATCACCTTCGTCAGCAATATCCCGGGCCAGACCCAGACCCTGCCTTCAGCCATCTATGCGCTGCTGCAAACACCAACCGGCGATGCGGCGGCCTTGCGGCTGGTCGTGGTCTCGGTGGTGATCGCCATGGCGGCGGTGCTGGTCTCGGAAGGACTGGCGCGACGCATGGCCGCACGCATCGCCGGGGCGCGCTGA
- the modC gene encoding molybdenum ABC transporter ATP-binding protein → MLEVDFRRDFPGLALEVAFQAPVGVTALFGPSGCGKTTTINAVAGLLRPDSGRIALDGRVLYDATTDLPPQARRIGYVFQDARLFPHLTVAANLRYPARWRRGAARDFDRIVEMLALGPLLKRRPATLSGGERQRTAIGRALLSDPALLVLDEPLAALDDARKAEIMPWLERLRDEIRLPMLYVSHSVPEVLRLANTVVLMDRGRVGHAGPLAEILADPALAPRLGAREAGALIRARVEGTEPDGMIRVATAAGPMLLPGPLPQGAEMRLRILAHEVILSRHVPQGLSALNVLPVRVTRIDGGLVQLAAGDERMLAQVTERSVKALELQPGLVCHAIVKSVSVLPS, encoded by the coding sequence ATGCTGGAGGTCGATTTTCGCCGCGATTTTCCCGGCCTGGCGCTGGAGGTGGCCTTTCAGGCGCCGGTCGGGGTGACGGCTCTGTTCGGGCCGTCCGGCTGCGGCAAGACCACGACCATCAATGCCGTCGCCGGGCTGCTGCGGCCCGATTCGGGACGCATCGCGCTGGACGGGCGGGTGCTTTACGACGCCACGACCGACCTGCCCCCGCAAGCGCGACGCATCGGCTATGTGTTTCAGGACGCGCGGCTTTTTCCGCATCTGACGGTGGCGGCGAACCTGCGCTACCCCGCGCGCTGGCGGCGCGGCGCGGCGCGCGACTTCGACCGCATCGTCGAGATGCTGGCGCTGGGGCCCTTGCTGAAGCGCCGTCCCGCCACCCTGTCGGGGGGCGAGCGTCAGCGCACCGCCATCGGCCGCGCCCTGCTGTCGGACCCGGCGCTTCTGGTCCTGGACGAGCCGCTGGCCGCGCTGGACGATGCCCGCAAGGCCGAGATCATGCCCTGGCTGGAGCGGCTGCGGGACGAGATCCGCCTGCCGATGCTCTACGTCAGCCATTCGGTGCCCGAGGTGCTGCGGCTGGCCAATACCGTGGTGCTGATGGACCGCGGCCGGGTCGGCCATGCCGGGCCGCTGGCCGAAATCCTGGCCGATCCCGCGCTGGCGCCGCGCCTGGGCGCGCGCGAGGCCGGCGCCCTGATCCGGGCCCGCGTCGAGGGCACCGAGCCGGACGGCATGATCCGCGTCGCCACCGCCGCCGGGCCGATGCTGCTGCCCGGCCCGCTGCCGCAGGGAGCCGAGATGCGGCTGCGAATCCTGGCGCATGAGGTGATCCTGTCGCGGCATGTGCCGCAGGGGCTGTCGGCGCTGAACGTGCTGCCGGTCCGGGTGACGCGCATCGACGGCGGGCTGGTGCAACTGGCCGCGGGCGATGAGCGGATGCTTGCGCAGGTCACCGAACGCTCGGTCAAGGCCTTGGAATTGCAGCCCGGGCTTGTCTGCCACGCCATCGTGAAATCGGTCTCGGTCCTGCCCAGCTAG
- a CDS encoding UbiH/UbiF/VisC/COQ6 family ubiquinone biosynthesis hydroxylase produces MTTDFDIVIAGGGLNGPALALALADAGLSVAVADARPADARAGDAFDGRAYALALASQRLLAALGLWPDLARHAQEIRRVEATQGVPGSGPGPFGLHFDGAEIEEGRLGYMLEDRFLYRALLAAMAGRVTHLPGVSVTGQQPGAAAIRSTLSDGRALVSRLLVGADGRQSGVARRAGIKRLGRDYGQIALVAAVDHDLPHQGTAHQFFMPGGPLAILPLPGNRSSIVWSEPEASAREILALPDEQFLAVLRPRFGDFLGEIRLAGPRFCYPLNLTLAERYVAPRIALVGDAAHGVHPVAGQGLNLGLRDVAALAEVLVAARRRGEDIGTEPVLARYQDWRRPDATLLALGMDGVNTLFSNGNPLLRAAREIGMGLVDALPPLRRGFMRQAAGLSLEPMPRLLTGRPL; encoded by the coding sequence ATGACGACGGATTTCGACATCGTGATCGCCGGCGGCGGGCTGAACGGCCCGGCCCTGGCGCTGGCCCTGGCCGATGCCGGGCTCAGCGTGGCCGTGGCCGATGCCCGGCCCGCCGATGCCCGCGCCGGCGACGCCTTCGACGGCCGGGCCTATGCGCTGGCGCTGGCCTCGCAGCGGCTGCTGGCGGCGCTGGGGCTGTGGCCGGACCTTGCCCGCCATGCGCAGGAGATCCGCAGGGTCGAGGCGACGCAGGGCGTTCCGGGCAGCGGTCCCGGCCCCTTTGGCCTGCATTTCGACGGCGCCGAGATCGAGGAAGGCCGCCTGGGCTATATGCTTGAAGACAGGTTCCTTTATCGCGCCCTGCTGGCGGCGATGGCGGGGCGGGTCACGCATCTGCCGGGCGTTTCGGTGACCGGCCAGCAGCCCGGGGCGGCGGCGATCCGCAGCACGCTGTCTGATGGGCGCGCGCTGGTCTCGCGCCTGCTGGTGGGCGCCGACGGGCGGCAATCCGGCGTGGCGCGGCGGGCCGGGATCAAGCGGCTGGGCCGCGACTATGGCCAGATCGCGCTGGTCGCGGCGGTCGATCACGACCTGCCGCACCAGGGCACCGCGCATCAGTTCTTCATGCCGGGCGGGCCGCTGGCGATTCTGCCGCTGCCCGGCAACCGCAGCTCGATCGTCTGGTCCGAGCCCGAGGCCAGCGCGCGCGAGATCCTGGCGCTGCCCGATGAGCAATTCCTTGCTGTCCTGCGCCCGCGCTTCGGCGATTTCCTGGGCGAGATCCGGCTGGCCGGTCCCCGATTCTGCTATCCGCTGAACCTGACCCTGGCCGAGCGCTATGTCGCGCCGCGCATCGCGCTGGTCGGCGACGCGGCGCATGGCGTGCATCCGGTGGCCGGGCAGGGGCTGAACCTGGGGCTGCGCGACGTGGCCGCCCTGGCCGAGGTGCTGGTCGCCGCCCGCCGCCGCGGCGAGGATATCGGCACAGAGCCGGTGCTGGCGCGCTACCAGGACTGGCGCCGGCCCGATGCGACATTGCTGGCGCTGGGCATGGACGGGGTGAACACGCTGTTTTCGAACGGCAATCCGCTGCTGCGGGCGGCGCGGGAAATCGGCATGGGGCTGGTCGACGCGCTGCCGCCCTTGCGGCGCGGCTTCATGCGCCAGGCGGCGGGCCTGTCGCTGGAGCCGATGCCGCGCCTGCTGACCGGGCGGCCGCTTTAG